The following nucleotide sequence is from Triticum dicoccoides isolate Atlit2015 ecotype Zavitan chromosome 7B, WEW_v2.0, whole genome shotgun sequence.
AGGTCATCAAGCTCTTTGGATCTTGCATTAAGTTCACTCATCTTGGACTCCAGTTCCGAACGCAGATTTTGGTTCTCATCAATAATCTTTTCAGAATGTCTGCGAGCTAGCTGCTGCATCTTCCGAATTTCTAGTAGTAACAAGTTTTGGTGAATATTTATAATAATTGAGAACGCGAAGATGCTGATGACAGAAGAACATGCATCTTGACACATGTAAAATATAAAACAGATAACTATCCAAAATTAACACAAACCTTCATTATACGCCTGgagacgttgttccctttgccccATCATTTTCTCAAGTGACACAGTTGTCTCATTGTATCTAAGTTCAAGCTCCTGTAAATACTTATTCTTGACCTCAATTTGGTTAGCTAAATTagctacaagtttattatttttacgTGTTCCTTCATTCTCAAGATCATCGATAGTTTTCAAGTCAGCATTTTTCCTTAAGTGGTCCCCAATTAGCCCCGGAAAATTGTAGTCTTCAGCCCTTGCAACCCATCCACAAAGCTTTGACCCTTGATTCTGGTTTTGCTTCCAGTCCCTTCTGCCACAACCTCCTGCCTCAAAGTACTTTTCAAACGCAAGTGCATTTCTGAAACCATTCCAGTTTTTTGCAAACTCAACAATAGCATTCCCTGTATGACCTCGAAAATTCCATAAAGGAATAACCTTCAGTGGGCAAAATTGCGATAATTCCCCCTTCAAACGATTTCCACTTTCTCCAACTTGACGCCCGTCCTTCCATTCAGTAGGTACATTAACTAGAACTCCCATCCAGGGCCACACAAACTTCTCATGTCTGTTTGGAAGAGGCTGCGGCTGCTGCGGCTCTATAGCAATTTGCTGCAGCTGCTGCGGCTCTATAGCAATTTGCTGCGGCTGCTGCGGCTCAGAAGGCTTAGCAACGCCATTCTTCAAATGCTTGGCAAGGGCGCGGTGCGATGCTTTATCTTTTGCCGGTCGATTAGGTGCTGCACCTACTCCTGAGGAATGCTGAAGAAGGCTTTGCATGTTGTAATCTTTATTCTTCCTGCCAGTACAGAATGGGCAGCTGTAACTATCACCATTCCTGAACTTTAAATCTCCTGAAACCAAGCGGGCATGAAATTTGCCTTCATACTCATCAATCTCAGAATCGCTAATTTCCGAATCGTCGTCTGAACTATTTTCCATTTCCAGGAAGGATCTTTTGATAACCTACAGGAAACATAATCATAAATGTATTTTTACTTCAGTCAGCATCATGGAACACAAATAAGGATATCAGGACTTGGTAGTAGTAGAGAAGAATAATACCCTTGCCTAAGTAACAATGGAGTACAATTATAGTGCCAATCAAACAACAAAACATGAACTTGGGCGTGTCGACACAACTCTGAAAACAAGATTTTAATATATTGTATATAGCAATTTAGTTGATTAGCATACAAAACTAAAAAAAGTAAGTAGCAAACaacaagcttgcaagcaatgtcagCCACTACTACAGTTATTCTAAAAACAAAACAGTTACAAAATTACGTCCCCAATCAAACTTCCAATACAATCAGATAAATTTTTACAATAAATGATGTAAAAAATAATCATTTCAAATTTGAACCAGTACTACGGAAATAGCAGAACACCAAGAGCTGATAATCCTAATTTACAACTACAAGAAGCATATAAGGAATTTGGAGGGGGAAACCAGATCACAAACTTCTAGATCTTAGGCATCATCACATGCTTAGACCATTAAGACAAGAAGCAACACCAGGTGTTCAATTCACCAAGAAATCCCCGTCTCTAAAATGCGGGTTAGAGACCTATGCAGCTGAGACGCATCATTCAATACTCGGAAGATCTGCCTAACAACCACATCCACCAGCGCATGCTCACCTTTGGGTCGCCGAGGCAGAGGACGACCTCGTGTTCGGGGAGGCAGAGAAGGAACTCGGGGTCGGGGAGGAAGAGAAGAAGCCTGGCTGGTGGGAGCGGCGGAGGGCGTCGCAGGCGTGGCGGCTGCTAGGGTCCTGTGGGAAGGAGGGGAATGGTGGTGGATCTGGATGTGTTGTTGTTGCtcgggaggggactagggttagctACTCGAACCGGAGAACTGATGCACCGAATGCACCCATGGGATCTGAGCCACCGGATAGAGAATAGAGGGATCAGATGCTACCAGGAGATGGGCTGCGGGTACATTTTGCATAGGCCTCGCAAACCCATCATCCCTTTCCTTTTCCGTTACACCAGTAATTGTGTGTGTGCAATGCACATTAATATTAGGTAAGATATTAATTATATTGCACATTAATATTGTGCGAGAATTAAATTACACATTAATATTAGGTAGATATAATTACTTGATTAATGTCGATGTTGATATTAGACATGATATCAATTAGTAGAGGGTGCTAAAACATGTTAAACACCTGAGCGGCGTAGACCGTTGGATAGATGTGGTTGAAGGAGTGAGATTTATTGGATCTCTGCAACTCGCTCTTTTTATATTAGCAagcatagatatagatatagacgtGTATATATAGATGTATGCACGAGGCGATCCAAAAGCTCTTAGTTATCCTCTCAAAAATAAACCCTTTGAGTTAGGGTTATAGATAATGATATCAGGATTTGTAGTACTCCTAGTAGAGAAGAATAATACCCTTGCCTAAGTAACAATGGAGTCCAATTATAGAACCAATCAAACAACAAAACATGAACTTAGACGTGTCAACACAACTCTGAAAATAAGATTTTAATATATTGTATGTACTATATAGCGGTTTATTCGATTAGCATAGAAAACTGAAAACAGTACTTcctcctttcctaaatataagatgttttagcttTTCTCTATTTTCTCAGATTCGTATGCATCTAGATGTGTTTTAGTGCGTGTATTCACCCATTTTAATTTGCATGCAGTCAAGACtgcaatatccaaaacatcttatagttAGAAACGGAGGTAGTAAGTAATCCGtccttcccataatataagagcattttttttacactagtgtggtgtcaaaaacgctcttatattatgagacggagggagcagCAAACGACAAGCTTGCAGACAATATAAGCCACCACCAAAGTCATCCTAAAAAAACAATTCTTAATACAAATTACATCCCCGGTTTGCCATTAAAAACTAATCGAACTTCCAGGACAGTCAGATAAAATCCTATATAGCGATTTATTCGATTAGCATAGAAAACTGAAAAAGTActtcatccgttcctaaatataagatgttttagcttTTCTCTATTTTCTCAGATTTGTATGCATCGTAGACGCGTTCTAGTGCGTATATTCGCTCATTTTTAATCCACATGCAGTCGAGACtgcaatatccaaaacatcttatagttAGAAACGGAGGTAGTAAGTAATCCGTCCTTCCCATAATGTAAGAGCATTTTTTACACTATTgtggtgtcaaaaacgctcttacattatgggacggagggagtagcaaacaaCCAGCTTGCAAACAATATAAGCCACCACTAAAGTCATCCTAAAAAAAACAATTCTTAATACAAATGACGTCCCCGGTTTGCCATTAAAAAACAATCGAACTTCCAGGACAGTCAGATTAAATCCTAACGACAAAATACATGTCAGAATCATCATTTCAAATCTGAACGAACACTACGGAAAATAGCAGAGCACCAAGAGCCGGCAGTCATATCTCACAACTACAAGAAGCGCAAAGGGAATCTGGAGAGGGGAACCACACCACGAACTTCTAGATCTTAGGCATCACACGCTAATAGACCATTACGACAAGAAGCAACACCAGGTGTTCAATACACCGAGAAATCCCCGGCTCTAAAATGCGGGTTAGAGGCCTGTGCAGCCGGGTGATATCATTCGGTAGTCCGGAGATCTGCCTAACCGCCACATCCACCAGCGCATGCATGCTCACCTTTGGGTCGCCGGGGCAGAGGAGGAGCTCGGggtcggggaggaggaggagaagcccgGTTGGTGGGGCGCGGCGGAGGGCGAGGGCGGGTcgccggcgtggcggcggcggcgggggtcctgcggggaggggaggggaggggaatggTGGTGGAGCTGGATGTGTCGCTCGGGAGGGGACTGGACTGGGGTTAGCTGCTCGAACAACCGGAGAACTGATGGACCGAACGCACCCGTGGGATCTGAGCCGTCGGATGGAGAACAGAGGGGTCAGATGCTACCAGGAGATGGGCTCCGGGTACCTTTTGCATAGGCCTCGCAAACCCATCATCCCTCTCCTTTTCCGTTACACCGCATTTATAACGGGCAAAGATAAATTACGCATTAATATTGGTAGGATATAATTGCTTAATTAATGTTTTTAATATAGTAAGACGTAGACGCTAATACATTTTTAAATACATTTTGCATAGGCCTCGCAAACTCATCGTCCCTTTCCTTTCCCGTTGCACCATTGCACATTAATATCGGACAAGCGTAAATTACGCACTAATATTAGGTAGGATATAATTACACTTACAGTTAAAGGCGTTTTCCTTATATCTCCATTCCGTTCAGTCAAAGGCGTTTGACTGTTAGGGAGACATTTTCCCGGACCATTTTGCCCCTCCTTACAAGTTCAGTTAAAAATCAAAGAAAAAACAAGTtacacttacatgtgggacccaatTAAATACAAAGTAAAAAAACTTCCCTCTTCCTATCTTCTTCCTCCCGCTCATCCCCGACCTCCATCCCGGCCATGGCGCCCTACacccaacactaatctttattatatatagctcacggactcgattacatagaaggatcataaagcaaaactcaaaactaattcatactaaaaactttattctactagatcaagatattaccaaaaggatcaaactaagtaaaacggtaaagataggagtgtgatggtgatacgataccggggcacctcccccaagcttggcagttgtcaaggggagtgcccatacccatgtgattatgtctccttcggaggtgatgaaggtggtgatgatgatggatagtcgcacatcgagcgtaaaagctcctctagtctgcggataatgcccttgagtgcggtgatatgatccttcaacaaaatattttcacgtgtgagatacttgttttgtatgcgagctaactcaatcatcttgaaagcttcaatctcagttggggtaaagaggttgtgatgaggttgaaggatgtcttcttctgccgccggagcttgatcctccatgaccttcttgatcctatcatccttgttgatctccctgggttcttctctcttcagctccatcttcattagccaagcatcgttgccttcattgttggaggagggtgacgacatgatgcccggccttgacaaatctgacagaaaacagcttgaaacaaaaacagaggatttttgcgtgatacggtggtcaaaaccttcgggagattatataatgaatttttaccgaccaaaagaagtatcgtgcaagaaaacggagtccggagagcacacgaggtgcccacgaggcaggggggcgcccaggggtagggcgcgccctccaccctcgtgggcgcctcgtgtccttcccggactactgcttattttcctattttcttaaatatcccaaaacagagaaaatttgctattagaactgttttggagtcggtttacttaccgtaccacatacatattccttttcggagtctgaaacattttggaaagtgtcccttatgtattcctccagggttacggtttcaataacattagtttcaatatttattggattacttgagatataatgtttgattctttgaccgttcaccaccttcggacttgtgccttcgaagttgttgatttttatggcaccggaacgatagacctcctcgataacgtaaggaccttcccacttagagaggagttctcctgcaaaaaatcttaaacgagagttgtatagcaacacataatcacctacattaaactcacgcttttgtatccttttgtcatgccatcttttaactttttctttaaacaatttggcattctcatatgcttgagttctccattcatcaagtgagctaatgtcaaataatctcttctcaccggcaagtttgaaatcatagttgagctctttaatagcccaatatgccttatgttctagtttgagacgtaagtggcatgcttttccatagaccattttatatggagacatacccataggatttttatatgcagttctataagcccataatgcatcatcaagtttcttggaccaattctttctagatctattaacagtcttttgcaaaatcaatttaagctctctgttactcagttctacttggccactagactgtgggtgatatggagatgcagttctatgattaacatcatacttagcaagcattttacgaaaagcaccatgaataaaatgtgaaccaccatcagtcatcaaatatcgagggactccaaacctcggaaaaataacttctttaagcatcttaatagaggtgttatgatcagcactactagttggagtagcttctacccacttagtaacgtaaccaacagcaactaaaatatgtgtatacccattagaggaaggaaacagtcccatataatcaaagccccaaacatcaaatggttcaataacaagagaatagttcataggcctttcttgacgtctactaatattaccaattctttgacattcatcacaagacaagacaaacttacgggcatctttgaagagagtagtccaataaaaaccggattgcaataccttatgcgcagttctatctccagtgtggtgtcctccataagccttagagtgacacttgcataggatatgttcctgttcatgctcaggtacacaacgtctaataacatcatctactcctttataaaggtgtgggtcatcccagaagtaatgtcttaaatcatagaaaaactttttcttttgatgatatgtgaaactaggtggtataaatttagcaataatgtaattagcataatcagcataccatggagcagtacgagaagcatttatgaccgctaattgttcatcaagaaagctatcatcaataggtagtgggtcatcaagaacattctctaacctagacaagttgtctacaacgggattctcagctccctttctatcaataatatgcaaatcaaattcttgtagcaagagaacccatctaataattctaggtttagcatctttcttttccataagatatttaatagcagcatcatcagtgtgaacaattactttagaatcaacaatataaggtctaaacttatcataagcaaatacaactgctaagaattctttttcagtagtagcataatttctctgggcactgtctagagttttactagcatattgaataacatttagtttcttatcaactctttgtcctagaatagtgcctacaacataatcactagcatcgcacataatttcaaagggtaaatccaatcaggtggctgaacaataggtgtagaaatcaaagctttcttaagtatttcaaatgcttctacacaatcatcatcgaagacaaaaggaatatctttttgtaagagattagtcagaggcctagagattttaaagAGGTCTTTAatcaacctcctataaaaaccgacatgaccaaggacacttcttatacctttaatgtccttgggacacggcatcttttcaatagcatcaactttagctttatcaacttcaatacctctttcagaaattttatgccccgagacaatgccttcattaaccataaagtgacacttctcccaattcaagataagactagtatcttcgcatctctgcaaaactcgatcaaggttgctcaagcaatcatcaaaacaagatccataaacagagaaatcatccacgaaaacctcaacaatcttttcataaaagtcagagaatatagccatcatgcatctttgaaaggtagcaggtgcattacataaaccaaaaggcatacgtctataagcaaaagtaccgaaagggcaagtaaaagtggtattttcttgatcctctgctgacacaggtatttgaaagaaaccagagtaaccatctagaaagcaaaaatgtgtatgtttggataatctttctagcatttgatcaataaaaggtaaagggtaatgatcctttctagtagctttatttaatttgcggaaatcaattaccatcctataacctgtaacaattctttgtgggatcaattcatctttatcattaggaacaacagtaatacctcccttcttagggacacaatggacaggacttacccactgactatcaacaacgggataaattatacctgcctccaggatctttagtatttcctttcttaccacttctttcatcttagaatttaaccgtcgttggtgatcaataaccgctttggcgtctttctccaattttattttgtgttggcatagagtgggactaatgcccttaagatcatcaagagtatatccaatagcagcacggtgcttcttcagagttttcaataatttctcctcttcctgctctaaaaggttagcactaataataacatgatatatcttcttttcatcaagataagcatatttaagagtatcaggtaatggtttaagctcaaacatgggatcacccttgggtggtggaggatcccctaggatttcaacaggaaagttgtgtttcaaaataggtccttgtttgaagaatacttcatctatctcccttctttcattcataaacatatcattctcatggtctagcaaatattgttctaacgaatcattaggaggcacgacaatagaagcaagaccaataatttcatccttactaggcaattctttatcatggggttgtctacgaaatttagcaaaattaaactcatgagacatatcctccaaaccaatagtaacaatatcattttcgcaatctatcctagcattaacaatattcaggaagggtctaccaaatatgatgggacaaaagctatcttgtgggggaaccaagaacaagaaaatcagcaggatatttaactttctcacacaagacttcacatctctaacaatcccaactggtgaaatag
It contains:
- the LOC119337957 gene encoding factor of DNA methylation 1-like — encoded protein: MENSSDDDSEISDSEIDEYEGKFHARLVSGDLKFRNGDSYSCPFCTGRKNKDYNMQSLLQHSSGVGAAPNRPAKDKASHRALAKHLKNGVAKPSEPQQPQQIAIEPQQLQQIAIEPQQPQPLPNRHEKFVWPWMGVLVNVPTEWKDGRQVGESGNRLKGELSQFCPLKVIPLWNFRGHTGNAIVEFAKNWNGFRNALAFEKYFEAGGCGRRDWKQNQNQGSKLCGWVARAEDYNFPGLIGDHLRKNADLKTIDDLENEGTRKNNKLVANLANQIEVKNKYLQELELRYNETTVSLEKMMGQREQRLQAYNEEIRKMQQLARRHSEKIIDENQNLRSELESKMSELNARSKELDDLAAKSSHDKSNLEQEKQKNAIKSNHLKLATAEQQRADEDVVKLVRDQKREKVAALNKILELEQQLEAKQTLELEIQQLKGKLEVMKHMPGHEDSVSKDKINELSEELQDKMDELDAMESLNQTLVIKESKSNTEMQEARKELENGLLNLPGGRAHIGIKRMGELDLKAVSNVLGQKLSKEDAEVTAAILCSKWEAEIRNPEWHPFRAVMVDGKEMERINADDAKLRELKDEHGEEIYSLVIKALREYNANSTRYPVGELWNFREERKASLKEAVQVVLRQWRANRRKR